The following proteins are co-located in the Paludibaculum fermentans genome:
- a CDS encoding RNA polymerase sigma factor, translated as MNEPRELPLCPAVSPEWREKQDQFVQANMRRVFLIIYRIVGNVADAQDLTQEAFIKALQRQDQLKDLEKAAHWLSRIASNTAIDFLRRQGRASFTEIDEIADPITTAPERSPESLVLRTEHQDYLAEGLSRLTARERAAIILRDVEDLPAEEVARRLNCGKATVRSHIANARTKLRKYLERNRQELKRP; from the coding sequence ATGAACGAGCCACGAGAACTGCCTTTGTGTCCGGCGGTTTCCCCGGAATGGCGGGAAAAGCAGGACCAGTTCGTTCAGGCCAACATGCGCCGCGTTTTCCTGATCATCTACCGCATCGTCGGCAACGTGGCCGACGCGCAAGACCTTACACAGGAAGCGTTTATCAAGGCTCTGCAGCGCCAGGACCAGTTGAAGGACCTGGAGAAAGCGGCCCACTGGCTGTCGCGCATCGCCTCGAACACGGCCATCGACTTCCTGCGCCGCCAGGGGCGGGCGAGCTTCACCGAGATCGATGAAATCGCCGATCCGATCACGACGGCTCCGGAACGCAGCCCGGAATCGCTGGTCCTGCGCACGGAGCATCAGGACTACCTGGCAGAGGGCCTGAGCCGCCTCACGGCGCGGGAGCGGGCCGCCATTATCCTGCGCGACGTCGAGGACTTGCCGGCCGAGGAAGTGGCCCGGCGGTTGAACTGCGGCAAGGCGACCGTGCGGTCCCACATTGCCAATGCCCGAACCAAGCTCCGGAAGTATCTGGAGCGGAATCGACAGGAGTTGAAACGCCCATGA